A genomic stretch from Xenopus laevis strain J_2021 chromosome 6S, Xenopus_laevis_v10.1, whole genome shotgun sequence includes:
- the XB22065617.S gene encoding oocyte zinc finger protein XlCOF28, producing the protein MCEAAFGLVPVSFDEVAVYFSEVEWCFLSDQQQDLYKEVMLENLELVLSLGHQYRPAVPHHVLHDVPHHVPHHVPHHVPHHVLHDVPHDVLHDVPHDVPHDVPHDVPHDVPHDVPHDVLQAVPAHGSSFILSTGKYLDEFSPYTPEDGSEQDQVILREPCAGTDSCTQTTEKIPNSYSACLVNNEPAPPEQKKRPSNKNLHKCFECKKVFGSWSHLLAHWRIHDREKIHKQNKSQIPTHQANATPHEPKGLETRLYECTECEKTFSNQSVLSLHQRTHTGEKIFKCTECEKSFMKRSQLIVHKKCHIEERPYMCTFCEKGYNQHSKLIEHIRTHTGEKPFTCTECKKSFTKRCNLTEHLRIHTGAKPHKCNLCDKTFHYPSNLVEHQRTHTGDRPFQCTECDKSFIKMSKLMVHLRIHTGEKPYKCSECDKSFSQQSNLVVHQRTHTGERPFQCSHCEKSFSYHYAFVVHERTHTGEKPYKCSMCDKAYSQRSNLKLHQKTHESKPQQDSPNCEKTFEQESAPKMDQLNESAGLEKVPELPEATNSVESPEAIDDYEKNYIPWSPLSEYLGVFLPPEKQHKCTECDKCFLEKSKLVVHQRTHTGERPFKCSVCDKTFIQWSHLLEHRKIHDGDRPYTCAECGKSFIRMSKLTVHRRTHTGERPYICAECGKQFSQQSNLVVHQRIHTGEKPFKCTECEKTFRYQTALIKHRRNDSCDRT; encoded by the exons ATGTGTGAAGCTGCTTTTGGACTG GTCCCTGTGTCCTTCGACGAGGTGGCCGTGTATTTCTCAGAAGTTGAGTGGTGCTTTCTGTCTGACCAGCAGCAGGACCTGTACAAGGAGGTGATGCTGGAGAACCTGGAGTTGGTGTTGTCACTGG GACACCAGTACCGCCCTGCTGTGCCCCACCATGTGCTCCACGATGTGCCCCACCATGTGCCCCACCATGTGCCCCACCATGTGCCCCACCATGTGCTCCACGATGTGCCCCATGATGTGCTCCACGATGTGCCCCATGATGTGCCCCATGATGTGCCCCATGATGTGCCCCATGATGTGCCCCATGATGTGCCCCATGATGTGCTCCAGGCTGTTCCTGCCCATGGCTCCTCCTTTATTCTGAGCACTGGCAAGTATTTAG ATGAGTTTAGCCCTTACACCCCTGAAGATGGATCGGAGCAGGATCAAGTCATTCTGAGGGAGCCTTGTGCTGGAACAGACAGTTGCACCCAAACAACTGAGAAGATTCCCAACAGCTATTCTGCTTGTCTTGTAAATAACGAGCCAGCCCCGCCGGAGCAAAAAAAGCGGCCATCCAATAAAAACCTCCACAAGTGTTTTGAGTGCAAGAAAGTCTTTGGCAGTTGGTCGCACCTCTTGGCTCATTGGAGGATCCACGACCGAGAGAAGATCCACAAGCAAAATAAAAGCCAAATACCAACCCATCAGGCCAATGCAACTCCCCATGAACCTAAAGGGCTTGAAACAAGGTTGTACGAGTgcacagaatgtgaaaaaacatTCAGCAACCAGTCTGTGCTTTCCTTGCACCAGAGAACGCACACCGGGGAGAAGATCTTCAAGTGCACCGAGTGTGAGAAAAGCTTCATGAAAAGATCGCAGCTGATTGTGCATAAAAAGTGCCACATAGAAGAGCGGCCGTATATGtgtacattttgcgagaagggaTACAACCAGCATTCAAAGCTGATCGAGCATATAAGGactcacacgggggagaaaccattcacctgcaccGAGTGCAAAAAAAGCTTCACCAAAAGGTGTAACCTGACCGAGCACCTCAGGATTCACACGGGAGCAAAACCACACAAGTGCAATCTGTGCGATAAAACCTTTCACTACCCTTCAAACCTGGTGGAGCATCAGAGAACCCACACAGGGGACAGGCCCTTTCAGTGCACCGAGTGTGACAAGAGCTTCATCAAGATGTCTAAGCTCATGGTCCACCTcagaatccacacaggagagaagccTTACAAGTGCAGTGAGTGCGACAAAAGCTTCAGCCAACAGTCCAACCTCGTGGTTCACCAGAGGACTCACACCGGGGAGAGGCCATTCCAATGCAGTCATTGTGAGAAGAGTTTCAGCTATCATTATGCGTTTGTTGTCCACGAGAGAAcccacactggggagaaaccctACAAATGTTCTATGTGTGATAAGGCTTACAGCCAGCGATCAAACCTGAAACTGCACCAAAAAACCCATGAGAGCAAGCCACAGCAAGACTCTCCTAACTGCGAGAAGACCTTCGAacaagaatcagcccctaaaatGGACCAGTTGAATGAAAGTGCTGGGTTGGAGAAGGTGCCTGAGTTACCGGAGGCAACAAACTCGGTGGAAAGCCCAGAGGCCATTGATGATTATGAGAAGAACTACATTCCTTGGTCTCCTCTGAGCGAGTATCTTGGAGTATTCTTGCCCCCAGAGAAGCAGCATAAATGTACTGAGTGCGATAAGTGCTTCCTAGAAAAGTCCAAGTTGGTTGTTCACCAGAGGACTCACACTGGTGAAAGGCCTTTCAAGTGCTCCGTCTGTGACAAGACATTTATCCAATGGTCCCACCTATTAGAGCACAGGAAAATCCACGACGGTGATAGACCCTATACCTGTGCTGAATGCGGCAAGAGCTTCATCAGAATGTCCAAGCTCACTGTCCACCGTAGAACACACACGGGTGAGAGGCCGTACATCTGTGCCGAATGTGGGAAGCAGTTTAGCCAACAGTCCAACCTTGTTGTCCATCAGAGGATTCACACTGGAGAGAAGCCATTCAAATGCACCGAGTGTGAAAAGACTTTCCGCTACCAGACAGCCCTTATTAAGCACCGGAGAAACGATTCATGTGATCGAACCTAA